Sequence from the Fulvivirga ligni genome:
ATCAATGATATTAATGTGATATTTTTCACCGTTATATGGCCAGAATACAGTAGTTGCAGCAGAAGTAATTGTAATACCTCTTTCCTGCTCCTGCTCCATCCAGTCCATGGTAGCAGCACCGTCGTGTACCTCACCGATTTTGTGGCTAACACCAGTGTAATACAGAATACGCTCTGTAGTAGTGGTCTTACCAGCATCGATGTGTGCAGCGATACCTATATTTCTTGTTAATCTAAGATCTCTTGCCATTTTTAAAAGATATTAAAATCTAAAGTGTGAAAATGCTTTGTTTGCTTCCGCCATCCTGTGCGTATCGTCCTTCTTCTTCACAGCTGCTCCTTCACCCTTAGATGCAGAGATGATTTCACCTGCTAGTCTATCTCTCATGGTTTTCTCTCCTCTCATTCTGGAATAACGAATCATCCATTTGATACCAAGAGTGACCTTTCTGTCAGGACGCACTTCCATAGGAACTTGAAAAGTTGCACCTCCGACTCTTCTACTCTTCACCTCTACTGAAGGCATAATGTTATTCAATGCTTTCTTCCAGGTTTCAAGACCATTTTCACCAGTCTTACTTTCCACTAGCTCAACAGCCTCATAGAAAATATTGTATGCTATACTTTTTTTACCATCAACCATAAGATAGTTCACAAACTTGGTAACAAGCGTATCTTGGAACTTAGGATCTGGTAGAATGTACCGTTTCTTTGGTTTAGCTTTTCTCATTCTATTCTACTTATTTATTTTTTTGGCCTTTTTGCACCGTACTTAGATCTTCTTTGCAGCCTACCATTAACTCCGGCTGTATCTAAAGCACCACGAATAATGTGATACCTTACACCTGGTAAATCTTTTACTCTACCACCTCTTATAAGAACAATAGAGTGTTCTTGCAAGTTGTGACCTTCACCAGGAATATAAGCGTTAACTTCCTTACCGTTTGTAAGTCTAACCCTCGCTACTTTTCTCATAGCCGAATTCGGCTTCTTTGGGGTAGTCGTGTAAACCCTTGTACATACTCCTCTTCTTTGTGGACATGAGTCAAGAGCTGGTGACTTAGATTTGCTCACCAATTTCTTTCTACCCTTTCTTACCAATTGTT
This genomic interval carries:
- the rpsG gene encoding 30S ribosomal protein S7, which translates into the protein MRKAKPKKRYILPDPKFQDTLVTKFVNYLMVDGKKSIAYNIFYEAVELVESKTGENGLETWKKALNNIMPSVEVKSRRVGGATFQVPMEVRPDRKVTLGIKWMIRYSRMRGEKTMRDRLAGEIISASKGEGAAVKKKDDTHRMAEANKAFSHFRF
- the rpsL gene encoding 30S ribosomal protein S12 — protein: MPTIQQLVRKGRKKLVSKSKSPALDSCPQRRGVCTRVYTTTPKKPNSAMRKVARVRLTNGKEVNAYIPGEGHNLQEHSIVLIRGGRVKDLPGVRYHIIRGALDTAGVNGRLQRRSKYGAKRPKK